Proteins from one Corvus cornix cornix isolate S_Up_H32 chromosome 19, ASM73873v5, whole genome shotgun sequence genomic window:
- the MLXIPL gene encoding carbohydrate-responsive element-binding protein isoform X2, with product MAGAQVGLPGPFLEPPVGPCPVSDSDSDSEDAAVGGTGPSAGAQNSSQVIHSGHFMVSSPHSDSLPRRRHHRAEPEPADPRSIDPTLTRLFECMSLEYSGKLVSPKWKNFKGLRLLCWDKIRLNNVIWRAWYIQYVERRKNPVCGFITPLEGMEADEHRKPEAVVLEGNYWKRRIEVVMREYHKWRIYYKKRLRKSTREGEISSPKRDEDVWRPTEKWCNQLFCNVVPMLLGDEEEEERGSRQHFDLDAFLSDISDTLFTMTQMPSTHQALPEDVYVGNADMIQPDLAPLQPSLDDMDISEMFTGHRPPPSQTQPGYQDPSCFLPTAEPLFSSGASLMGAQGLPASPEAQLLPGTLLQPSGASQLSLHSAFLGSERPLAPLPPEPPNVAPSSLSPQLRHKPTLQYDLPGKCLSLEPPAPHYVPPIQCPRAPLLSPEPPFSPASAPRSKFPYASSPDPSLVTHPASPLSSPCFTPYIPGLGCATGMGTQGYPSPAASQLLPPALLGNPRFAPHKGLPQGGGGRPKAKPSGTKARRLPGQPLSHLPEPNPCPSQLLTAAKQDLALDTPRPMDAGLMPPAPVSPQSTVPKVPATFFSRMAQMSPGLAPGSSPSQVVLHTVGTQPGPLQVPKAEQLSPTSACGSDWPKPSQASPGPTARLGTSLSLHHPMSRPGRPESSKLESRRITHISAEQKRRFNIKLGFTMLHSLVSTLSAQPSIKVSKATTLQKTAEYICKLQQERAALQDEAQHLREQIEELNGSINLCQEQLPATGVPITRQRFDHMRRMFDEYVRSSTLQNWKFWIVSFGACARCSLRPSTRHKVLWFICCYWVFGVPQAREDLRDLETTGRCFPAKVTW from the exons ATGGCAGGAGCTCAGGTGGGACTACCAGGACCTTTCCTGGAGCCTCCCGTTGGGCCTTGCCCCGTCTCTGACTCTGACTCTGACTCAGAGGACGCAGCTGTGGGTGGCACAGGACCCAGCGCTGGGGCACAGAACTCCTCCCAGGTCATCCACAGTGGCCACTTCATGGTGTCATCCCCGCACAGCGACTCACTGCCCCGGCGGCGGCACCACCGTGCCGAGCCCGAGCCTGCTGATCCCCGGAGTATCGACCCGACCCTCACCCGGCTCTTTGAGTGCATGAGCCTGGAGTACAG TGGGAAGCTAGTGTCTCCAAAGTGGAAGAATTTCAAGGGGCTGCGGCTGCTTTGCTGGGATAAAATTCGACTCAACAACGTGATATGGAGAGCATGGTACATCCAGT ATGTGGAGCGGAGGAAGAACCCTGTGTGTGGCTTCATCACCCCTCTGGAGGGCATGGAGGCTGATGAGCACCGAAAACCAGAG GCTGTTGTGCTGGAGGGAAACTACTGGAAACGCCGCATCGAGGTGGTGATGAGGGAGTACCACAAGTGGAGGATCTACTATAAGAAGCGG ctccGGAAGTCCACTCGGGAGGGAGAGATCTCCAGTCCAAAGCGG GACGAGGATGTCTGGAGGCCAACGGAGAAATGGTGCAACCAGCTCTTCTGCAATGTAGTGCCCATGCTGCTTGGcgatgaggaggaggaggagcgcGGGAGCAGGCAGCATTTCGATTTGGACGCCTTCCTCTCGGACATATCTGACACCCTCTTCACCATGACACAGATGCCCAGCACTCACCAGGCACTCCCCGAGGACG TGTATGTTGGGAATGCTGACATGATACAGCCGGATTTGgcacccctgcagcccagcctaGACGACATGGACATATCAG AAATGTTCACCGGCCACCGGCCACCCCCATCTCAGACACAACCAGGCTACCAGGATCCATCCTGCTTCTTGCCCACGGCCGAGCCCCTGTTCAGCAGTGGGGCATCCCTGATGGGTGCTCAGGGTCTGCCTGCGAGCCCTGAGGCCCAACTCCTACCTGGCACCCTTCTCCAG CCCAGTGGTgcctcccagctcagcctccacAGCGCCTTCCTGGGCTCTGAGCGGCCCCTGGCCCCCTTGCCCCCCGAACCCCCCAACGTGGCacccagcagcctcagcccccAGCTCCGACACAAGCCCACACTGCAGTACGACCTCCCTGGCAAGTGCCTCAGCCTggagccaccagcaccccaCTATGTCCCCCCCATCCAATGCCCCCGGGCGCCACTGCTGAGCCCGGAACCCCCCTTCTCTCCTGCCTCCGCCCCCCGCTCTAAGTTCCCCTACGCCAGTTCACCTGACCCCTCGCTTGTCACCCACCCTGCCTCCCCTCTCTCAAGCCCTTGCTTCACCCCCTacatcccagggctgggctgtgccacaggCATGGGAACCCAGGGgtaccccagccctgctgcctcccagctcctgccccctgccctgctgggcaACCCCAGGTTTGCCCCCCACAAGGGGCTGCCCCAGGGTGGGGGTGGGCGGCCCAAGGCGAAGCCCAGTGGCACCAAGGCAAGGAGGCTGCCAGGACAACCCCTGTCTCACCTGCCCGAGCCCAACCCCTGCCCGAGCCAGCTCCTGACCGCAG CCAAGCAGGACCTGGCACTGGATACCCCTCGCCCGATGGATGCAGGACTCATGCCTCCGGCCCCTGTCTCCCCG CAAAGCACTGTCCCCAAAGTCCCTGCCACCTTCTTCTCCAGAATGGCCCAGATGAGCCCAGGACTggctcctggctccagcccttcccaagTGGTGCTGCACACAGTGGGCACGCAGCCGGGCCCCCTGCAAGTCCccaaggcagagcagctgtCCCCCACCTCAGCTTGTG GCAGTGACTGGCCCAAGCCCAGCCAGGCTTCCCCGGGACCCACTGCAAGGCTGGGCACTAGCCTCTCCCTGCACCACCCCATGTCCCGTCCAGGGAGGCCCGAGTCCAGCAAG ctggagagccGCCGCATCACACACATCTCTGCTGAGCAGAAGAGACGCTTCAACATCAAGCTGGGCTTCACCATGCTGCACAGCCTGGTGAGCACACTGAGTGCTCAGCCCAGCATCAAG GTCAGCAAGGCCACCACCCTGCAGAAGACAGCCGAGTACATCTgcaagctgcagcaggagcgggcagctctgcaggacgAAGCGCAGCATCTGCGGGAGCAGATCGAGGAGCTCAATGGCTCCATCAA cctgtgccaggagcagctgccgGCCACAGGGGTGCCCATCACGCGCCAGCGCTTTGACCACATGCGCAGAATGTTCGACGAGTACGTTCGCTCGTCCACACTGCAGAACTGGAAGTTCTGGATCGTATCCTTTGGGGCCTGTGCCCGCTGCTCCCTCAGACCCTCCACCAGACACAAGGTGCTCTGGTTCATATGCTGCTACTGGGTCTTTGGGGTCCCTCAAGCTCGGGAGGACTTGAGGGATTTGGAGACCACAGGGAGATGTTTCCCAGCCAAGGTCACATGGTAG